From a region of the Arachis ipaensis cultivar K30076 chromosome B09, Araip1.1, whole genome shotgun sequence genome:
- the LOC107616985 gene encoding protein HOTHEAD, with the protein MASIGAVKIFFFSYAFCLFNFLPPSQGKQEKLNAYRYPFIRKASTFPSSTPSISAPTNNNGYDYIIIGGGTAGCPLATTLSQKFSVLLLERGGVPFTNPNVSFLENFHITLADTSATSASQYFKSEDGVLNARARVLGGGSSINAGFYTRASSRFIEKVGWDPKLVNESYPWIEKQIVHRPTFSSYQRAVRDSLLDSGVSPFNGFTYDHIYGTKLGGTIFDRFGRRHTAAELLASANPQKLTVLIYATVQKIVFDTKGKRPKAVGVIFEDENGKRHEAIIGNDKESEVIVSSGAIGTPQLLMLSGIGPKPELEKLNISVVHDNPFVGKGMVDNPMNTIFVPSNREVHQSLIETVGITKLGVYIEASSGFSQSPNSIHWHHGIVSPEIGQLSTIPPKQRSQEAVQAFIKNKKDIPVEAFRGGFILSKVANPWSVGDLKLVNTNVNDNPSVTFNYFSHPYDLHRCVEGIKLATKVVQSQHFTNYTLCNRETTEKLLNLSVKASVNLVPRHANDTKSLEQFCKDTVITIWHYHGGCHVGKVVSSDHKVLGVDKLRVVDGSTFDESPGTNPQATVMMMGRYMGLKILRDRLGKLA; encoded by the exons ATGGCTTCAATTGGTGCAGTcaaaatcttcttcttctcctacgcTTTCTGCCTCTTCAACTTTCTACCTCCTTCTCAAG GAAAACAAGAGAAATTGAATGCATATAGGTACCCGTTTATAAGAAAAGCAAGCACATTCCCATCATCAACACCATCAATCTCAGCACCAACAAACAACAATGGGTATGACTACATAATAATCGGTGGTGGAACAGCAGGGTGTCCTTTAGCAACAACATTGTCACAGAAGTTCAGTGTTCTGTTGCTGGAAAGAGGGGGTGTTCCATTCACAAACCCAAATGTGTCATTCTTAGAAAACTTCCACATTACATTGGCAGACACGTCAGCAACCTCAGCTTCACAATACTTCAAGTCAGAGGATGGTGTTTTGAATGCAAGGGCAAGGGTTTTGGGTGGTGGAAGCTCTATCAATGCTGGATTCTACACTAGAGCTAGCTCAAG GTTTATAGAGAAAGTTGGGTGGGATCCAAAGCTAGTGAATGAATCATATCCATGGATTGAGAAGCAAATAGTTCACAGGCCAACGTTTTCATCATATCAAAGAGCAGTGAGGGACAGCCTCTTAGATTCAGGGGTGTCACCATTCAATGGATTCACATATGATCATATATATGGAACTAAGCTTGGTGGAACCATTTTTGATAGATTTGGACGCCGTCACACTGCTGCTGAATTGCTTGCTTCTGCCAACCCTCAAAAACTTACTGTTTTGATATATGCAACTGTCCAAAAAATTGTTTTTGATACAAAAG GAAAAAGACCAAAAGCAGTAGGTGTAATATTCGAAGATGAAAATGGGAAACGGCATGAAGCAATAATTGGAAATGATAAAGAAAGCGAAGTGATAGTATCAAGTGGTGCAATTGGTACACCTCAATTGCTAATGCTAAGTGGAATTGGACCAAAACCAGAGCTAGAGAAATTGAACATCTCAGTTGTACATGACAACCCTTTTGTTGGTAAAGGAATGGTTGATAATCCAATGAACACAATCTTTGTTCCTTCAAACAGGGAAGTTCATCAGTCACTCATTGAAACTGTTGGTATTACCAAGTTGGGTGTTTATATTGAGGCTAGCAGTGGGTTTAGTCAGTCCCCAAATAGCATTCATTGGCACCATGGCATTGTCTCACCTGAG ATTGGACAACTCTCTACAATCCCTCCAAAGCAAAGATCACAAGAAGCAGTTCAAGCCTTTATCAAGAACAAGAAAGACATACCAGTTGAAGCATTCAGAGGAGGTTTCATATTATCAAAGGTTGCAAATCCTTGGTCAGTAGGTGACCTCAAATTGGTCAACACAAATGTCAATGACAACCCTTCTGTCACCTTCAACTACTTCAGCCACCCCTACGATCTCCATCGCTGCGTCGAAGGGATCAAGCTTGCTACAAAGGTAGTTCAGTCTCAACACTTCACAAACTACACTCTGTGTAACAGAGAAACTACAGAGAAACTTCTTAACCTCAGTGTTAAGGCCAGTGTTAACCTTGTACCAAGACATGCCAATGATACTAAGTCTTTGGAGCAGTTTTGCAAAGATACTGTGATCACAATTTGGCACTACCATGGTGGTTGCCATGTTGGGAAGGTTGTTAGTTCTGATCATAAGGTTCTTGGTGTTGATAAGCTGAGAGTGGTTGATGGATCAACATTTGATGAGTCTCCAGGAACAAATCCTCAAGCTACTGTTATGATGATGGGCAG GTACATGGGATTGAAGATTTTGAGAGATAGGTTGGGGAAATTGGCTTGA
- the LOC107616984 gene encoding receptor-like serine/threonine-protein kinase ALE2 isoform X1 (The sequence of the model RefSeq protein was modified relative to this genomic sequence to represent the inferred CDS: added 30 bases not found in genome assembly), whose protein sequence is MGLKLILLLIKLHLVLSTQQLHEYEATNPHHSRASTQFSIAIPPLKSTSGVSKSTAHAPSKSSSSIPESIAMPPSKPIQRTHGRKWTHSSMDSPISHYKHHYSRKRSGNLTPAPAYPIHPPAYSYQGPSVSKLQPPFSSPKNKDFRAPAPSLAPSPAIMSSHLNVPSHSPRIAPLSSSLKKTKAQPPAAYSFVLPPPPPNKDCLSMTCSDPLTYTPPGSPCGCVLPLQVKLQIGIAISKFFPLVSKLAEEVAAGLSLNRSQVRIVGADAANLQLEKTNVLINLVPTGVKFNDTTAFSIYQKLWHKKVLRHASLFGAYEVLYVQYPGLPPSPPSASNGIDNGPYISGDNNGTIMKPLGVDVSRKTKGESNNGRMIVVIVLSSVTAFVIFIGLAWLCLLKYRSCVIKPEQGPDVLISPSSKLSGTPTELAHGKMQSSGSMSFNSGSITYTGAAKIFSLNELEKATNNFDSSRILGEGGFGLVYKGILNDGRDVAVKILKRDDQRGGREFLAEVEMLSRLHHRNLVTLLGICIERKTRCLVYELVPNGSVESHLHGADKETSPLDWNSRMKIALGAARGLAYLHEDSNPCVIHRDFKSSNILLEDDFTPKVSDFGLARTALEEGNKHISTHVMGTFGYLAPEYAMTGHLLVKSDVYSYGVVLLELLTGRKPVDFSQPPGQENLVTWARPLLTSKEGLEMIIDPVVKPSIPADTMLKVAAIASMCVQPEVSQRPFMGEVVQALKLVCNEFEETSDVRSRSFQEGSLLTDMEVKLSGVSDEGEDFSGYHTPVYGYQSGEEKVALSATDLLSTSGQEFESFRRHSSSGPLTSGRKIKFWQKLRSMSRGSTSEHGFSTKLRPGSH, encoded by the exons ATGGGGTTGAAGCTGATTCTGCTGCTGATTAAGCTACATTTAGTGCTCAGCACTCAACAGCTTCATGAATATGAAG CCACCAATCCACACCATTCAAGAGCAAGTACTCAGTTTAGTATTGCAATCCCACCATTGAAATCAACTTCTGGAGTTTCCAAAAGCACTGCACATGCTCCTTCAAAATCATCTTCCAGTATTCCTGAAAGTATTGCAATGCCACCTTCTAAGCCAATTCAAAGAACTCATGGAAGGAAATGGACACATAGTTCTATGGATTCTCCAATATCACATTATAAGCATCACTATTCGAGAAAAAGGTCCGGCAACCTGACCCCTGCGCCGGCCTATCCAATCCATCCTCCTGCTTACAGCTATCAAG GTCCTtcagtctccaagttgcagcctCCATTCTCTTCACCAAAGAACAAGGATTTTCGCGCACCTGCACCTTCACTGGCACCATCACCAGCGATTATGTCAAGCCACCTTAAcg TGCCCTCTCATTCACCTAGAATTGCACCTCTGAGTTCATCATTGAAGAAGACTAAGGCACAGCCACCAGCTGCAtattcttttgttctgccacctCCACCTCCTAATAAGG ATTGTTTGTCCATGACTTGCTCTGATCCCTTGACATACACGCCACCCGGTTCGCCTTGTGGTTGTGTATTGCCTCTTCAAGTAAAACTCCAAATCGGCATTGCAATATCCAAGTTTTTCCCTTTGGTTTCAAAGCTTGCTGAGGAAGTTGCAGCCGGTCTTTCGCTGAATCGCAGCCAAGTTCGCATTGTAGGAGCTGATGCTGCTAATCTACAACTAGAGAAAACCAATGTTCTCATAAACTTGGTACCAACAGGAGTAAAATTCAATGACACCACTGCTTTCTCCATATATCAGAAACTCTGGCACAAGAAGGTTCTTAGGCATGCTTCACTCTTTGGTGCTTATGAAGTTCTCTATGTCCAATACCCAG GTCTTCCACCATCGCCACCTTCCGCGTCCAATGGTATAGACAATGGGCCATATATCAGTGGTGATAACAATGGAACAATAATGAAACCTTTAGGAGTAGATGTCTCAAGGAAGACAAAAGGAGAGAGTAATAATGGAAGAATGATTGTTGTAATTGTATTGTCATCAGTTACTGCTTTTGTTATATTCATTGGACTTGCTTGGCTTTGTTTGTTGAAGTACAGATCCTGTGTCATCAAACCGGAACAAGGTCCAGATGTTTTGATTTCACCCTCTTCAAAACTATCTG GTACTCCTACAGAATTAGCTCATGGGAAAATGCAAAGTTCAGGATCAATGTCCTTCAATTCAGGGTCAATAACATACACAGGAGCTGCTAAGATATTTTCATTGAATGAGTTAGAGAAAGCAACAAATAACTTTGATTCTTCAAGAATATTAGGAGAAGGTGGCTTTGGTCTTGTATACAAGGGAATTCTAAATGATGGGAGGGATGTAGCAGTGAAGATCCTTAAAAGAGACGATCAGCGTGGTGGTCGCGAGTTCTTGGCAGAAGTTGAGATGCTTAGCCGGCTGCACCATAGAAATTTAGTTACATTGTTAGGTATCTGCATAGAGAGAAAGACCCGGTGCCTAGTCTATGAACTAGTCCCTAATGGGAGTGTGGAATCTCACCTGCATG gTGCTGACAAGGAAACTAGTCCACTAGATTGGAATTCGAGAATGAAGATTGCGCTTGGTGCAGCTAGGGGATTGGCTTATCTTCATGAGGATTCAAATCCATGTGTCATACACAGGGATTTCAAGTCCAGCAACATCTTGTTAGAAGATGACTTTACACCAAAAGTTTCGGATTTTGGATTGGCTAGAACGGCATTAGAGGAGGGAAACAAGCATATCTCCACCCATGTTATGGGAACATTTGG ATACTTGGCTCCTGAATATGCAATGACAGGCCACCTTCTTGTAAAGAGTGATGTATACAGCTATGGAGTAGTACTACTTGAGCTCCTAACAGGAAGAAAGCCTGTGGATTTTTCACAACCACCAGGCCAAGAAAACCTTGTTACTTGGGCTCGTCCGCTTCTAACAAGTAAGGAGGGCTTAGAGATGATCATAGATCCTGTTGTAA AAGTCGCAGCGATTGCATCCATGTGTGTGCAGCCAGAAGTGTCTCAAAGACCATTCATGGGAGAAGTAGTTCAAGCCTTGAAGCTAGTATGCAATGAATTTGAGGAAACAAGTGATGTCAGATCAAGGAGTTTTCAAGAAGGAAGTCTCCTAACTGACATGGAAGTGAAATTGTCCGGTGTTTCGGACGAGGGGGAAGACTTTTCTGGGTATCATACCCCGGTGTATGGCTACCAATCCGGCGAGGAAAAGGTAGCATTATCAGCAACAGATTTGCTCAGTACTTCAGGCCAAGAATTTGAGTCTTTCAGGAGGCATTCTTCTTCAGGGCCTTTGACTAGTGGAAGGAAAATAAAGTTCTGGCAAAAGTTGAGAAGCATGTCCAGAGGAAGCACCAGTGAGCATGGATTTTCAACTAAACTAAGGCCTGGATCCCATTAA
- the LOC107616984 gene encoding receptor-like serine/threonine-protein kinase ALE2 isoform X2 (The sequence of the model RefSeq protein was modified relative to this genomic sequence to represent the inferred CDS: added 30 bases not found in genome assembly): MSSHLNVPSHSPRIAPLSSSLKKTKAQPPAAYSFVLPPPPPNKDCLSMTCSDPLTYTPPGSPCGCVLPLQVKLQIGIAISKFFPLVSKLAEEVAAGLSLNRSQVRIVGADAANLQLEKTNVLINLVPTGVKFNDTTAFSIYQKLWHKKVLRHASLFGAYEVLYVQYPGLPPSPPSASNGIDNGPYISGDNNGTIMKPLGVDVSRKTKGESNNGRMIVVIVLSSVTAFVIFIGLAWLCLLKYRSCVIKPEQGPDVLISPSSKLSGTPTELAHGKMQSSGSMSFNSGSITYTGAAKIFSLNELEKATNNFDSSRILGEGGFGLVYKGILNDGRDVAVKILKRDDQRGGREFLAEVEMLSRLHHRNLVTLLGICIERKTRCLVYELVPNGSVESHLHGADKETSPLDWNSRMKIALGAARGLAYLHEDSNPCVIHRDFKSSNILLEDDFTPKVSDFGLARTALEEGNKHISTHVMGTFGYLAPEYAMTGHLLVKSDVYSYGVVLLELLTGRKPVDFSQPPGQENLVTWARPLLTSKEGLEMIIDPVVKPSIPADTMLKVAAIASMCVQPEVSQRPFMGEVVQALKLVCNEFEETSDVRSRSFQEGSLLTDMEVKLSGVSDEGEDFSGYHTPVYGYQSGEEKVALSATDLLSTSGQEFESFRRHSSSGPLTSGRKIKFWQKLRSMSRGSTSEHGFSTKLRPGSH; the protein is encoded by the exons ATGTCAAGCCACCTTAAcg TGCCCTCTCATTCACCTAGAATTGCACCTCTGAGTTCATCATTGAAGAAGACTAAGGCACAGCCACCAGCTGCAtattcttttgttctgccacctCCACCTCCTAATAAGG ATTGTTTGTCCATGACTTGCTCTGATCCCTTGACATACACGCCACCCGGTTCGCCTTGTGGTTGTGTATTGCCTCTTCAAGTAAAACTCCAAATCGGCATTGCAATATCCAAGTTTTTCCCTTTGGTTTCAAAGCTTGCTGAGGAAGTTGCAGCCGGTCTTTCGCTGAATCGCAGCCAAGTTCGCATTGTAGGAGCTGATGCTGCTAATCTACAACTAGAGAAAACCAATGTTCTCATAAACTTGGTACCAACAGGAGTAAAATTCAATGACACCACTGCTTTCTCCATATATCAGAAACTCTGGCACAAGAAGGTTCTTAGGCATGCTTCACTCTTTGGTGCTTATGAAGTTCTCTATGTCCAATACCCAG GTCTTCCACCATCGCCACCTTCCGCGTCCAATGGTATAGACAATGGGCCATATATCAGTGGTGATAACAATGGAACAATAATGAAACCTTTAGGAGTAGATGTCTCAAGGAAGACAAAAGGAGAGAGTAATAATGGAAGAATGATTGTTGTAATTGTATTGTCATCAGTTACTGCTTTTGTTATATTCATTGGACTTGCTTGGCTTTGTTTGTTGAAGTACAGATCCTGTGTCATCAAACCGGAACAAGGTCCAGATGTTTTGATTTCACCCTCTTCAAAACTATCTG GTACTCCTACAGAATTAGCTCATGGGAAAATGCAAAGTTCAGGATCAATGTCCTTCAATTCAGGGTCAATAACATACACAGGAGCTGCTAAGATATTTTCATTGAATGAGTTAGAGAAAGCAACAAATAACTTTGATTCTTCAAGAATATTAGGAGAAGGTGGCTTTGGTCTTGTATACAAGGGAATTCTAAATGATGGGAGGGATGTAGCAGTGAAGATCCTTAAAAGAGACGATCAGCGTGGTGGTCGCGAGTTCTTGGCAGAAGTTGAGATGCTTAGCCGGCTGCACCATAGAAATTTAGTTACATTGTTAGGTATCTGCATAGAGAGAAAGACCCGGTGCCTAGTCTATGAACTAGTCCCTAATGGGAGTGTGGAATCTCACCTGCATG gTGCTGACAAGGAAACTAGTCCACTAGATTGGAATTCGAGAATGAAGATTGCGCTTGGTGCAGCTAGGGGATTGGCTTATCTTCATGAGGATTCAAATCCATGTGTCATACACAGGGATTTCAAGTCCAGCAACATCTTGTTAGAAGATGACTTTACACCAAAAGTTTCGGATTTTGGATTGGCTAGAACGGCATTAGAGGAGGGAAACAAGCATATCTCCACCCATGTTATGGGAACATTTGG ATACTTGGCTCCTGAATATGCAATGACAGGCCACCTTCTTGTAAAGAGTGATGTATACAGCTATGGAGTAGTACTACTTGAGCTCCTAACAGGAAGAAAGCCTGTGGATTTTTCACAACCACCAGGCCAAGAAAACCTTGTTACTTGGGCTCGTCCGCTTCTAACAAGTAAGGAGGGCTTAGAGATGATCATAGATCCTGTTGTAA AAGTCGCAGCGATTGCATCCATGTGTGTGCAGCCAGAAGTGTCTCAAAGACCATTCATGGGAGAAGTAGTTCAAGCCTTGAAGCTAGTATGCAATGAATTTGAGGAAACAAGTGATGTCAGATCAAGGAGTTTTCAAGAAGGAAGTCTCCTAACTGACATGGAAGTGAAATTGTCCGGTGTTTCGGACGAGGGGGAAGACTTTTCTGGGTATCATACCCCGGTGTATGGCTACCAATCCGGCGAGGAAAAGGTAGCATTATCAGCAACAGATTTGCTCAGTACTTCAGGCCAAGAATTTGAGTCTTTCAGGAGGCATTCTTCTTCAGGGCCTTTGACTAGTGGAAGGAAAATAAAGTTCTGGCAAAAGTTGAGAAGCATGTCCAGAGGAAGCACCAGTGAGCATGGATTTTCAACTAAACTAAGGCCTGGATCCCATTAA